A genome region from Aurantiacibacter sp. MUD61 includes the following:
- a CDS encoding sensor histidine kinase — protein MLRRMFPQSLLGQVMLAVAGALLLAQMASAVLLFRAGEQRREAAALTGAAFQLVNGARSEAGERPVRRAREGRRARDRGQSGLPPALRYQRTETPPAGLAVNTSEGDREAFLRELLARQGADPNAVRVAVVRAGEDPTLNAFAAERPRFNRLDDWRSRRLLIAAVQLDDGGDWQTARILEPPRQQGAVAAIIFQTLVIFVIVMTILYLMLRRITRPLGALASRVEDFDGSRSKGEPLPPSGPADTRRLITAHNAMEARIAALLDEKDVMLGAIGHDLKTPLAALRVRIESVENDTERARMAASIEDITTSLDDILSLARVGRPSDPLERTDLAALIGGVVEEYEDRGRDVVLSESKRIAIPLRATWLRRALRNLISNALRYGDQARVSLAREDGAAVIRIADNGPGIPDNQIAEMLEPFTRGEASRNRETGGAGLGLTLARAIAEQHGGTLTLANDRGADGEVEGLVAEIRLPMDGSA, from the coding sequence ATGCTCCGCCGTATGTTTCCGCAAAGCCTGTTGGGGCAAGTCATGCTGGCCGTTGCCGGCGCGCTGCTGCTCGCGCAAATGGCCTCTGCTGTCCTTCTTTTTCGGGCGGGCGAGCAGCGGCGCGAGGCGGCCGCCCTGACCGGTGCCGCCTTCCAGCTGGTGAATGGCGCGCGTAGCGAGGCAGGTGAGCGACCCGTCCGCCGCGCCCGCGAAGGCAGGCGCGCCCGTGATCGTGGGCAGAGCGGCTTGCCGCCTGCCCTGCGCTACCAACGGACGGAAACTCCCCCAGCGGGTCTCGCTGTCAACACATCCGAAGGCGATCGGGAGGCATTCCTGCGAGAGCTGCTCGCCCGGCAGGGTGCGGATCCCAACGCTGTGCGGGTTGCGGTGGTCCGCGCGGGCGAAGATCCCACGCTCAATGCCTTCGCCGCGGAGCGCCCGCGATTTAACCGGCTCGATGACTGGCGTTCGCGCCGGTTGCTGATTGCCGCCGTGCAATTGGACGATGGCGGCGATTGGCAAACCGCGCGCATTCTTGAGCCTCCACGGCAGCAAGGGGCTGTCGCCGCGATCATTTTCCAGACGCTGGTCATCTTCGTGATCGTCATGACGATCCTTTACCTGATGCTGCGCCGGATCACCCGGCCGCTCGGTGCGCTGGCATCGCGAGTAGAGGACTTCGACGGCAGCCGGAGCAAAGGTGAACCCCTGCCTCCCAGCGGGCCCGCCGATACGCGCCGCCTGATCACCGCACACAATGCGATGGAAGCGCGCATCGCGGCTTTGCTCGACGAGAAAGACGTGATGCTGGGCGCAATCGGTCACGATCTCAAAACCCCGCTCGCCGCGCTGCGGGTTCGGATCGAGAGCGTGGAAAATGACACCGAGCGAGCGCGGATGGCTGCCAGCATCGAGGATATCACGACCTCGCTCGATGATATCCTGTCGCTCGCCCGCGTCGGCAGGCCGAGCGATCCCTTGGAGCGGACCGATCTGGCCGCACTGATCGGCGGTGTGGTCGAGGAATATGAAGACAGGGGCCGCGATGTGGTGCTGAGCGAGAGCAAGCGCATCGCCATTCCCCTGCGCGCCACCTGGCTGCGGCGTGCCTTGCGCAATCTGATCAGCAATGCGCTGCGCTATGGCGATCAGGCGCGCGTCAGCCTCGCCAGAGAGGATGGCGCAGCAGTGATACGCATAGCCGATAATGGCCCGGGAATTCCCGACAACCAGATCGCAGAAATGCTCGAACCCTTCACCCGCGGCGAGGCATCGCGCAATCGCGAGACGGGCGGCGCGGGTCTAGGCCTGACGCTCGCCCGCGCGATTGCAGAACAACATGGCGGCACGCTGACGCTTGCCAATGATCGCGGTGCGGATGGCGAGGTCGAGGGGCTGGTTGCGGAAATCCGCTTGCCAATGGACGGTTCGGCCTAG
- a CDS encoding aminopeptidase P family protein: MLMQTHEARLSALREELARREIDGFFVPISDEHLSEYVGSYAQRLGWLTGFGGSAGSAVVLKDHAAMFVDGRYTIQVRDQVDGKLYDYKSVPADKPGDWIAEKCAEGARIGFDPWLHTRGWAKAMEMRLAKAGIELVALDSNPIDAVWADQPEPSPAKVFIQDDKFTGRMGAEKRGEIADWLKEEKLDAVVISALDSVAWVLNIRGADVDHTPVALSYLMVQADGTADWFIAPDKVPDEVASALGNAVRIRPRDSFEAAFAELAGKRVAVDPERSVYAIFDRLEDVGAKAVQETDPAVLPKAIKTEAEQAGHRAAQARDGAAVSRFLHWLEGEAPKGTVDELSAAAKLQSFREATGELLDLSFDTISGAGSNGALCHYRVSEETCLPLEPNSVYLVDSGGQYKDGTTDITRTVWVGPGEPPAEVKDRFTRVLKGHIALDTQTFPTGTPGSALDALARQFLWQAGVDYAHGTGHGVGSFLAVHEGPQRIAKGSGSQAGTDQPLIAGMILSNEPGYYKANEYGIRIENLVLVEEREIDGMEGDWLGFETLTFVPIEKRLVDRSLLSEAEIAWWNDYHTKVREVLAPQLEGDNLAWLEDACQPL; encoded by the coding sequence GAAGGATCACGCCGCCATGTTCGTGGATGGCCGCTACACCATTCAGGTGCGCGACCAGGTCGATGGAAAGCTGTACGATTACAAGAGCGTGCCCGCAGACAAGCCAGGCGACTGGATCGCCGAGAAATGCGCAGAAGGCGCACGGATCGGTTTCGATCCGTGGCTGCACACGCGCGGCTGGGCAAAGGCGATGGAAATGCGCCTCGCCAAGGCCGGGATCGAACTTGTGGCGCTGGACAGCAACCCGATCGATGCGGTGTGGGCCGACCAGCCCGAGCCTTCGCCTGCCAAAGTGTTCATCCAGGATGACAAGTTTACCGGTCGCATGGGCGCGGAAAAGCGCGGCGAGATCGCCGACTGGCTGAAGGAAGAAAAGCTCGACGCCGTCGTTATCAGCGCGCTCGATTCGGTCGCGTGGGTGCTCAACATTCGCGGCGCGGATGTCGATCACACGCCGGTCGCCCTGTCTTACCTGATGGTTCAGGCAGACGGCACGGCAGACTGGTTCATTGCGCCCGATAAGGTGCCCGACGAAGTGGCGAGCGCGCTTGGCAATGCCGTGCGCATCCGGCCTCGCGACTCCTTCGAAGCGGCTTTTGCCGAGCTTGCAGGCAAGCGCGTCGCGGTAGACCCGGAACGCAGCGTCTATGCGATTTTCGACCGGCTTGAAGACGTTGGCGCGAAGGCTGTGCAGGAGACCGATCCCGCCGTGCTGCCCAAAGCGATCAAGACCGAGGCCGAACAGGCCGGCCACCGCGCTGCACAGGCGCGCGATGGTGCAGCTGTCAGCCGCTTCCTCCACTGGCTGGAAGGCGAAGCGCCCAAGGGCACGGTGGATGAACTCTCCGCCGCCGCCAAGCTGCAAAGCTTTCGCGAGGCGACGGGCGAGCTGCTTGACCTGAGCTTCGACACGATTTCCGGTGCAGGCTCCAACGGTGCGCTGTGCCATTACCGCGTGAGCGAAGAGACGTGCCTGCCGCTTGAGCCCAACAGCGTCTACCTCGTCGACTCAGGCGGCCAGTATAAGGATGGCACCACGGACATCACCCGCACCGTGTGGGTCGGCCCCGGCGAACCGCCTGCCGAAGTGAAGGATCGCTTCACCCGCGTTCTGAAGGGCCATATCGCGCTCGACACGCAGACATTTCCCACCGGCACGCCGGGCAGCGCGCTCGATGCGCTGGCGCGTCAATTCCTGTGGCAAGCGGGCGTCGACTATGCCCATGGCACGGGCCACGGCGTCGGCAGCTTCCTCGCCGTGCATGAAGGGCCGCAGCGCATCGCCAAGGGCTCCGGCTCGCAGGCCGGCACCGACCAGCCGCTGATCGCCGGAATGATCCTTTCCAACGAGCCGGGCTATTACAAGGCCAATGAATACGGCATCCGGATCGAGAATCTGGTGCTCGTCGAAGAGCGCGAGATCGACGGCATGGAAGGCGACTGGCTCGGCTTTGAAACGCTGACTTTCGTTCCCATCGAAAAGCGCCTTGTCGATCGCAGCCTGCTGAGCGAAGCGGAAATCGCCTGGTGGAATGACTACCACACCAAGGTCCGTGAAGTGCTCGCGCCGCAGCTCGAAGGCGACAACCTCGCCTGGCTCGAGGACGCGTGTCAGCCATTGTAA
- a CDS encoding VOC family protein: MIGYVTLGTNDLDSAAEFYDAIAKEMGGSRMMEEEGYFIAWTGPDNTPGFAATRPFDKEKATVGNGMMVALQAKDPEQVDRIHALALEMGGSDEGAPGQRGGGFYAGYFRDRDGNKLNAFCMTSVPA; the protein is encoded by the coding sequence ATGATCGGATATGTAACACTCGGCACAAATGATCTCGACAGCGCGGCGGAATTCTACGACGCCATCGCCAAGGAGATGGGCGGTTCGCGCATGATGGAGGAAGAAGGCTACTTCATCGCCTGGACCGGGCCGGACAATACACCGGGCTTTGCTGCCACACGCCCGTTCGACAAAGAAAAGGCGACGGTCGGCAATGGCATGATGGTCGCGCTGCAGGCGAAGGATCCCGAACAGGTCGACCGGATCCATGCACTCGCCCTGGAAATGGGCGGCAGTGATGAGGGCGCACCCGGCCAGCGTGGAGGCGGCTTTTATGCCGGATATTTCCGCGATCGGGACGGCAACAAGCTCAATGCCTTCTGCATGACCAGCGTGCCTGCCTGA
- a CDS encoding response regulator produces the protein MADDPVKLLLVDDEPALRQPLAEYLSRQGFVVKEAEDAAKARSALLDWTPDLVLLDIMMPGEDGLSLCRHLVETKGLPVILLTAKGEATDRIVGLEIGADDYVVKPFEPRELVARIRSVLRRVAKSGAEGAASESEAHYEFEGWQLDPLKRRLTDPDGTVVPISSAEFRLLTAFLEHPRQVLDRDRLLDMVQGREAHLFDRAVDNQVSRLRRKIEEDSRDPKFIQTVWGGGYRFASDVRRFVPDAE, from the coding sequence ATGGCTGACGACCCCGTCAAACTGCTGCTCGTCGATGATGAGCCAGCTTTGCGGCAACCCCTGGCCGAGTATCTCTCGCGCCAGGGGTTTGTCGTGAAAGAGGCTGAAGACGCCGCGAAGGCGCGCTCTGCCCTTCTCGATTGGACGCCCGACCTGGTGCTGCTCGACATCATGATGCCGGGCGAAGACGGGCTGTCTTTGTGTCGCCATCTGGTCGAAACCAAGGGTCTGCCGGTGATCCTGCTGACGGCGAAAGGCGAAGCGACCGATCGCATTGTCGGACTGGAAATCGGGGCGGATGATTATGTCGTCAAACCTTTCGAGCCGCGCGAACTGGTCGCCCGCATTCGCTCCGTCCTGCGCCGTGTTGCGAAGAGCGGCGCGGAGGGCGCAGCCAGCGAAAGCGAGGCCCATTACGAATTCGAAGGGTGGCAGCTCGATCCGCTGAAGCGCCGCCTCACCGATCCCGATGGCACCGTGGTGCCTATCTCTTCGGCAGAGTTTCGCCTGCTGACCGCTTTCCTCGAACACCCAAGGCAAGTGCTGGACCGTGATCGACTGCTCGACATGGTGCAGGGCCGCGAGGCTCATCTGTTCGACCGCGCGGTCGACAATCAGGTCAGCCGTCTGCGCCGCAAGATCGAAGAAGATTCGCGCGATCCCAAGTTTATCCAGACGGTGTGGGGCGGCGGCTATCGCTTCGCCAGCGACGTGCGCCGCTTTGTGCCGGACGCGGAATAG
- a CDS encoding EF-hand domain-containing protein, translating into MKKPLILAAALAGLTTTGMAAAQDMPRGDMTRADVAERAAAAFDRMDVTGDGVINVQDREARARERFAQADANGDGALTFEEMQAAREERREAREERRGQRAERGGRDQRGERAGRRGGRGMAMRMLRNADTDGDNAVSQAEFTAAALARFDRADANNDGTVTVEERRAQRAERRGQMRENRGRR; encoded by the coding sequence ATGAAAAAGCCTCTTATACTAGCCGCCGCTCTCGCTGGCCTCACCACCACCGGCATGGCTGCCGCGCAGGATATGCCGCGCGGCGATATGACCCGCGCCGATGTTGCCGAACGCGCTGCCGCAGCCTTCGATCGCATGGATGTGACCGGAGACGGCGTGATCAATGTGCAGGACCGTGAGGCCCGCGCGAGAGAACGGTTTGCTCAGGCCGATGCCAATGGCGACGGTGCTCTGACTTTCGAAGAAATGCAGGCCGCACGTGAAGAGCGCCGCGAGGCGCGCGAAGAACGTCGCGGGCAGCGCGCCGAGCGCGGTGGACGTGATCAGCGCGGTGAGCGTGCAGGTCGCCGCGGCGGGCGCGGAATGGCCATGCGCATGCTGCGTAATGCCGATACCGATGGCGACAATGCCGTCAGCCAGGCGGAATTTACCGCTGCCGCCCTCGCCCGTTTCGACCGTGCCGATGCCAACAATGATGGCACTGTGACGGTGGAAGAACGCCGGGCCCAGCGCGCCGAACGGCGTGGCCAGATGCGCGAGAACCGCGGCCGCCGGTAA